From a region of the Asterias amurensis chromosome 2, ASM3211899v1 genome:
- the LOC139954579 gene encoding transmembrane protein 116-like, which yields MGNFTSANPQYSVLPLDQQEHIRIAELTSSSLSVVGSGSIIAAVILKRKILNPEVYPLFHLSLADLLASISVILSLIFFGKDPDSDRTDQSPACAWTASLAWGFYLSTFLLTLIYSFEAYRRTKEQLAQLVSPHYSKEPTYSCTPWYLPVAYTIAWTMPMLSVGIYHATQQMPVQVLKPLCTRYNYECLVIFHRKNDPCLDRSDVGVGGRLAMKSFFITTFFLCSIGIVVFYFLTHKAVTKSQTSFGVVSHKQYEAAKRIRNRGILYCVVFVICWLPASIVGIITYTEVAKTENLIVLFMLQGCIANLQGFLNCLIYGWIRGGFKSALNMYNVRGSRQSFSYRKKKTQRPSFMGYQTFGVFSSEEYDTLSDPEINKSRRPSTPGVAIDVM from the exons TTGGCTCTGGGTCTATAATTGCTGCTGTCATACTTAAAAGGAAAATTCTAAACCCTGAG GTGTACCCGTTGTTTCATCTCTCCTTGGCCGACCTCCTTGCCTCTATTTCTGTCATCTTAAGTCTCATATTCTTTGGAAAGGATCCAGACTCAGACCGGACGGACCAATCCCCGGCTTGCGCATGGACCGCAAGTCTGGCATGG GGGTTTTACCTGAGTACTTTCCTTCTAACGTTAATTTACTCCTTTGAGGCATACAGAAGAACAAAGGAACAGCTGGCGCAGCTGGTGTCACCACACTACAGCAAAGAG CCAACATATAGCTGCACACCTTGGTACCTACCCGTAGCGTATACAATAGCCTGGACAATGCCTATGTTATCAGTCGGCATATACCATGCTACACAGCAGATGCCAGTACAGGTTTTAAAACCCTTATGTACGAGATATAACTATGA aTGTCTTGTGATTTTCCATCGTAAAAATGACCCCTGTCTA GACAGGAGTGATGTAGGTGTAGGAGGCCGACTGGCAATGAAGTCGTTTTTCATTACGACGTTCTTCCTCTGCAGCATCGGTATAGTA GTGTTTTATTTCCTGACGCACAAGGCAGTTACGAAGAGCCAAACATCCTTTGGTGTTGTCAGCCACAAGCAATATGAAGCAGCCAAAAGAATTCGCAACCGTGGAATCCTATACTGCGTGGTCTTCGTTATTTGCTGGTTACCAG CCTCAATTGTCGGCATCATCACCTACACCGAAGTCGCCAAGACCGAGAACCTGATCGTTCTCTTCATGTTGCAAGGCTGCATAGCCAACCTCCAGGGGTTCCTCAACTGCCTCATCTACGGCTGGATACGAGGTGGATTCAAGAGCGCCCTCAACATGTACAACGTAAGAGGCAGCCGACAGTCGTTCAGTTACAGGAAGAAGAAGACACAAAGACCGTCTTTCATGGGCTACCAGACCTTCGGCGTGTTCTCGTCAGAGGAATATGACACTCTGAGTGATCCGGAAATAAATAAGTCACGGAGGCCGTCGACCCCTGGAGTGGCTATTGATGTTATGTAG